The Ovis canadensis isolate MfBH-ARS-UI-01 breed Bighorn chromosome 13, ARS-UI_OviCan_v2, whole genome shotgun sequence genome includes a region encoding these proteins:
- the ATP5F1E gene encoding ATP synthase subunit epsilon, mitochondrial, with translation MVAYWRQAGLSYIRYSQICAKAVRDALKTEFKANAMKTSGSSIKIVKVKKE, from the exons ATGGTGGCGTACTGGCGACAGGCTGGACTCAG CTACATCCGATACTCCCAGATCTGTGCAAAAGCAGTCAGAGATGCACTGAAGACCGAATTCAAAGCAAACGCCATGAAGACTTCTGGCAGCAgcataaaaattgtgaaagtgaaaaaggaataa